The following are encoded together in the Roseivirga misakiensis genome:
- a CDS encoding anti-sigma factor, which translates to MRKLLTLLIIPAFLFSCGDDDSAPETAALNLNINGLEDLGTSAQYEGWLIVGGNPVSTGTFTVDANGTLSTTSFNVNPEDADAATKFVLTIEPIPDPDPAPAAAKLLAGDFNGNTSATLSTGTAPALGDFSNSAGTLFLRTPTDETAGNNGNDIYGVWFGTPGMPPTPNFTLPTLAEGWVYEGWVIGDAGPISTGTFTDFGDRDSGNPFSGTENNAGPPVPGEDFFNAAPAGETFPLDIRGRRIVISVEPVPDNSPAPFLLKPLLVDLATDAAVAPASHNFGQNLGSVPTGMVTRQ; encoded by the coding sequence ATGAGAAAATTACTCACTTTACTAATCATCCCAGCTTTCCTTTTTAGTTGTGGAGATGATGATAGCGCTCCTGAAACGGCTGCGCTCAATCTAAACATCAACGGTTTAGAAGATTTAGGTACTTCTGCACAATATGAAGGTTGGTTAATAGTCGGTGGAAACCCTGTAAGCACAGGAACATTCACCGTCGATGCCAATGGAACACTTTCAACCACTTCATTTAATGTAAACCCAGAAGATGCAGATGCTGCGACAAAGTTTGTTTTGACTATTGAGCCTATTCCTGATCCTGACCCTGCCCCAGCTGCCGCGAAATTATTAGCAGGTGATTTTAATGGTAATACTAGTGCTACACTGTCTACAGGAACTGCCCCTGCGCTTGGTGACTTTTCCAATTCAGCTGGGACACTTTTCTTGAGAACTCCAACGGATGAAACCGCTGGCAATAATGGAAATGACATTTATGGTGTCTGGTTTGGAACACCAGGTATGCCTCCTACCCCTAACTTTACACTACCTACACTTGCGGAAGGTTGGGTATATGAAGGTTGGGTAATTGGTGACGCTGGACCAATTTCAACGGGAACATTCACTGACTTTGGTGATAGAGATTCTGGCAACCCATTTAGCGGTACTGAAAATAACGCAGGACCTCCTGTACCAGGAGAAGACTTCTTTAATGCTGCTCCAGCTGGCGAAACTTTCCCTCTAGACATTAGAGGACGAAGAATAGTGATATCAGTAGAACCAGTTCCTGATAACTCTCCTGCTCCGTTCTTGCTTAAGCCATTATTAGTTGATTTAGCAACTGACGCTGCGGTAGCACCTGCATCACACAACTTTGGACAAAACCTTGGTTCAGTTCCAACGGGAATGGTAACGAGACAATAA
- a CDS encoding TonB-dependent receptor, with protein MRFFTLLLAFILTSLAFQANGQKYSVSGDVIDSTYNEPLFLANVALRNLKDSLLDATVTDEKGHFLLENVPNGEYKLNVSFVGFKLYQQRISIKNGPLALGKILLAEDPTNLDSVSVVAEAEAVVLKQDTVEFNSSAFKTTDEASLEDLIKKLPGMEVEEGKVKTQGKEITKIIVDGKPFFEGSPEMALKNIPADMVKKVQIIDEKSEDTQFTGHDDGVRTKTINVVTKPEKKKGYFGRSGLTYSHPDRYNLNGNINFLKGNNRFSVSGGYNNLGGGAGGAQEVIIRSNGLAIPQNFGQGNGGISENKSLSTYYYTEINKKLEVTLTYRHNDSQTESFRDISRQFIQASDEGRIYNEKSENSSSSNNNSGSVRVIYKPSKKDEIRLSQSLSQSTSNNVSTLNGETLLNNELLNSTDNFNFSDNLNNSWSNSLSWRHRFKKKGRTISISTASSVSNRSGIDTVRSTNIFTSGDVENQIFDQISDPNGRTRNHRATISYTEPLAEKSSLRLSYTGSRNVSEQQRLLLDFNESDQDYTDLDPQRSSDYELINTSHRINSGLSFKIKEISVSANANYQSQIIQNDQVYPNNVNTKNSFNGLLPSITFRKSTKDGKQSSLSFRRSMRAPSANQLQDVIDNRNPLFLRQGNPNLNASFSNSISIGHYGYNEKEKSFVQISASIGFTENSIVSSTIVGNGSNSPEGIVLPIGARFTAPVNLPGRTSANAYLQVSKPLKGKKLKLGLGGSLGYSKNPQILNGVSQFAKSMNYGVSVSLTSNFNDKLDMSLRIAPNYSIVRNSNREQNDRSFFNLSNRFRATWKFIEGFSATTSVSNIVQGSVEGISGTSQWLWNFSISKKMLDKKLDLRVSATDILRQNALINRNITSEYIQNSETNVLVQIVRFSLSYKFTKMGGK; from the coding sequence TTGAGATTTTTTACACTTTTACTCGCCTTCATTTTAACGTCACTAGCGTTTCAAGCTAATGGTCAAAAATATTCGGTATCGGGCGATGTAATAGATAGTACATATAATGAGCCTCTTTTCTTAGCCAACGTGGCACTAAGAAACCTAAAGGACTCCTTATTAGATGCGACTGTAACAGATGAAAAAGGACACTTTCTTTTAGAAAATGTTCCCAATGGAGAGTATAAGTTAAATGTGTCCTTTGTTGGATTTAAGCTTTACCAACAACGGATTTCGATTAAGAACGGCCCACTCGCTTTAGGTAAGATTCTGCTCGCCGAAGACCCCACAAACTTAGATTCCGTGTCTGTAGTAGCTGAAGCGGAGGCCGTAGTACTAAAACAAGATACTGTAGAGTTCAACTCCTCCGCGTTTAAAACCACCGATGAAGCTAGTCTTGAAGATTTGATCAAGAAGCTTCCAGGTATGGAAGTGGAAGAAGGCAAAGTAAAGACCCAAGGAAAAGAAATCACCAAGATAATAGTGGATGGTAAACCGTTTTTTGAGGGCAGTCCAGAAATGGCATTAAAGAATATACCTGCCGATATGGTGAAAAAAGTCCAAATAATCGATGAGAAAAGTGAAGACACCCAGTTTACCGGCCATGACGATGGAGTGAGAACAAAAACCATAAATGTGGTGACCAAACCAGAAAAGAAAAAAGGTTATTTTGGACGTAGTGGTCTTACCTACAGTCACCCAGATCGATACAATCTAAACGGTAACATTAATTTCCTGAAAGGCAATAACCGATTTTCGGTAAGTGGAGGTTATAACAACTTAGGCGGTGGTGCGGGTGGTGCACAAGAGGTAATTATAAGGTCCAACGGGTTGGCCATACCTCAGAATTTCGGTCAAGGTAACGGCGGTATATCTGAAAATAAGTCTCTTAGCACTTATTACTACACTGAAATAAATAAAAAACTGGAGGTTACACTCACTTATCGGCACAACGATTCTCAAACTGAATCATTCAGGGATATCTCAAGGCAATTTATTCAAGCATCGGACGAGGGCAGAATCTATAATGAGAAATCTGAAAACTCATCAAGTAGTAACAATAATAGTGGCAGTGTGAGAGTCATTTATAAACCTTCAAAGAAGGATGAAATAAGACTTTCACAGTCACTAAGTCAGAGCACAAGTAATAATGTATCGACTTTGAATGGAGAAACTTTACTCAATAATGAGCTACTAAACTCCACCGATAACTTCAACTTTTCTGACAATTTGAATAACAGCTGGTCGAATAGCCTTTCTTGGCGACATAGATTCAAAAAGAAAGGACGGACAATTTCAATATCAACCGCCAGTTCAGTTTCAAATCGAAGTGGTATTGATACCGTAAGATCAACCAATATCTTCACATCAGGTGATGTGGAAAATCAAATTTTTGACCAGATCAGCGATCCAAATGGCAGGACTAGAAATCATAGAGCAACCATTTCATATACTGAACCTCTTGCAGAAAAGAGTAGTCTAAGGCTATCCTATACGGGATCAAGGAATGTCAGTGAACAACAAAGATTACTGTTAGACTTTAATGAATCGGATCAAGACTATACCGATCTAGACCCTCAGCGATCAAGCGATTACGAATTGATCAATACCTCGCACCGAATCAATTCAGGGTTAAGCTTTAAAATCAAAGAAATTAGTGTCTCTGCCAATGCGAATTACCAAAGTCAGATAATTCAAAATGATCAGGTTTATCCAAACAATGTCAATACTAAGAATTCATTTAATGGCCTACTCCCAAGCATCACTTTTAGGAAAAGCACCAAAGATGGTAAACAATCAAGTTTAAGTTTCAGAAGGTCTATGAGAGCACCTTCGGCCAATCAGTTACAAGACGTGATCGATAACCGAAACCCGTTGTTTCTTAGGCAAGGCAATCCCAACCTAAATGCTAGTTTCTCCAATAGCATTTCGATAGGTCATTATGGCTACAATGAGAAAGAGAAATCCTTTGTGCAAATTTCTGCTTCTATAGGTTTTACCGAAAACTCGATTGTCAGTAGTACAATTGTCGGAAATGGAAGTAATAGCCCGGAAGGCATTGTTTTACCAATCGGAGCCAGGTTTACAGCACCTGTCAATTTACCAGGCAGGACAAGCGCCAACGCTTATTTACAAGTTTCTAAGCCGCTTAAGGGAAAAAAACTAAAGCTAGGACTTGGAGGTTCGTTAGGTTATAGCAAAAACCCTCAAATACTTAATGGAGTTAGTCAGTTCGCTAAATCTATGAATTATGGAGTTTCTGTAAGCCTTACCAGTAACTTTAATGATAAACTTGATATGTCACTGCGCATAGCTCCGAACTACTCGATTGTAAGGAACTCGAATAGAGAACAAAATGACCGAAGCTTTTTCAACTTATCGAACAGATTTAGGGCAACATGGAAATTTATTGAGGGTTTTTCGGCTACTACATCAGTCTCCAATATAGTGCAGGGATCAGTAGAAGGCATTTCGGGAACAAGTCAATGGTTATGGAATTTCTCAATCAGCAAAAAAATGCTTGACAAGAAGCTCGATTTAAGAGTTTCTGCGACAGATATCTTGAGACAAAATGCTCTGATTAACCGAAATATTACTTCTGAATATATTCAGAATTCTGAAACCAACGTACTAGTCCAGATTGTCAGATTCAGTCTATCTTATAAGTTCACTAAAATGGGTGGCAAATAA